In the Bifidobacterium catenulatum PV20-2 genome, one interval contains:
- the alaS gene encoding alanine--tRNA ligase, protein MRTSEIAKRYLDYFEKHGHLIVPSASLISPNPTTLFTIAGMVPFIPYLMGEQTPPKSRMASNQKCVRTLDIDEVGKTTRHGTFFQMLGNFSFGDYFKEEAIHYAYELLTTPQDKGGYGFDPEKLWMTTFTDDEEARSMWKNEGVDPEHIQIMGMEDNFWTTGGPGPGGPCSEIYVDRGPEYGVEGGPIADENRYIEIWDLVFENYEVDNVKSKTDLHIVGELENKNIDTGAGLERLAYLMQGKQNIYETDEVFPVIEAAQKLSGRMYGDDEAMDVRFRIVADHVRSALMIMSDGVRPSNNGRGYVLRRLLRRTVKAMRELGVTGPVMPTLLPTSKAAMEPSYPELNNTFRDVSEAAYGEEDAFRRTLESGTEIFDLAVAKAKESGSDAVSGEDAFKLHDTYGFPIEITLEMAADQGVKVDEAKFRELMAEQKSRARADALKKRHNVDLSVYDDFKKTLVQPIDFLGYTDMSARAKVLGIMQEGKGSVPAATGPANIEVILDRTPFYAQAGGQLADQGEILSDDGAVLEVDDVQKPIKDLIVHQCRLTEGTLVVGAEVNANIDLDRRGAIARAHTATHMVHKALREELGPQATQRGSEDAPNRLRFDFQWSSAPSKDAMNSVEARVNEKLRENLAVTTQEMKFDDAIALGAMHLFGEKYGDVVRVVSIGEDGWSRELCGGTHIDHVGKIGAVNIMSEASIGSGVRRVDAVVGESAYEFNAREHALVSQLSDMVNARPDELADRVNALLAKLKESDRRLAAMYESQLSASVPVLVAETKASQAPVKVAAKNVEHFGSFDALRKTVLDVRGQLGEENPVVVALSGVNEEGKPMVAVATNEAARKQGIKAGDLVRGASKILGGGGGGKPDFAQGGGADATKIDEALEALVHQAMKG, encoded by the coding sequence ATGCGCACTTCTGAAATCGCGAAGCGCTATCTTGATTATTTCGAAAAGCACGGCCATCTTATCGTGCCTTCGGCATCGCTGATCTCTCCGAACCCGACCACCCTGTTCACCATCGCAGGCATGGTCCCGTTCATTCCTTACCTCATGGGCGAGCAGACTCCGCCGAAGAGCCGCATGGCATCCAATCAGAAGTGCGTGCGTACTTTGGATATCGACGAGGTCGGCAAAACCACCCGTCACGGTACTTTCTTCCAGATGCTGGGCAATTTCTCCTTTGGTGATTACTTCAAGGAAGAAGCCATCCACTATGCGTATGAGCTGCTGACCACCCCGCAAGACAAGGGCGGCTACGGCTTCGATCCGGAGAAACTGTGGATGACCACCTTCACCGACGATGAGGAAGCCCGCTCGATGTGGAAGAACGAGGGTGTTGACCCCGAACACATCCAGATCATGGGCATGGAAGACAACTTCTGGACGACCGGTGGTCCTGGCCCCGGCGGCCCGTGCTCCGAAATCTACGTGGACCGTGGACCGGAATACGGCGTGGAAGGCGGTCCGATCGCCGACGAGAACCGCTACATTGAAATTTGGGATCTCGTGTTCGAAAACTACGAGGTCGATAATGTCAAGTCCAAGACCGACCTGCACATCGTGGGCGAACTTGAGAACAAGAATATCGACACCGGCGCTGGTCTGGAACGCCTTGCCTATCTGATGCAAGGCAAGCAGAACATTTATGAGACTGACGAGGTTTTCCCGGTCATCGAAGCAGCCCAGAAGCTGTCTGGCCGTATGTATGGCGATGACGAAGCCATGGACGTGCGCTTCCGCATCGTGGCCGACCATGTGCGCTCCGCCTTGATGATCATGTCTGACGGCGTGCGCCCATCCAACAACGGTCGTGGCTATGTGCTGCGTCGACTGCTGCGTCGTACTGTCAAGGCCATGCGTGAACTCGGTGTGACCGGTCCGGTCATGCCGACCCTGCTGCCGACTTCCAAGGCGGCTATGGAGCCGAGCTATCCGGAACTCAATAACACTTTCCGTGATGTGTCCGAGGCGGCTTACGGCGAGGAAGATGCGTTCCGCCGCACGTTGGAATCCGGTACCGAAATCTTTGATCTCGCTGTGGCAAAGGCCAAGGAATCCGGATCCGACGCCGTTTCCGGCGAAGATGCGTTCAAGCTGCACGACACCTATGGCTTCCCAATCGAGATCACCCTTGAAATGGCCGCAGATCAGGGTGTCAAGGTCGATGAGGCCAAGTTCCGTGAGCTTATGGCCGAGCAGAAGAGCCGCGCACGTGCCGATGCTCTTAAGAAGCGCCACAACGTGGATCTTTCCGTCTACGACGATTTCAAGAAGACGCTGGTTCAGCCCATCGACTTCCTCGGTTACACCGACATGTCCGCGCGAGCCAAGGTGTTGGGCATCATGCAGGAAGGCAAGGGCTCCGTTCCCGCAGCCACCGGTCCGGCCAATATCGAAGTCATTCTCGACCGTACCCCGTTCTACGCGCAGGCCGGTGGTCAGCTCGCCGATCAAGGCGAGATCCTCTCCGACGATGGTGCCGTGCTCGAGGTCGACGATGTGCAGAAGCCGATCAAGGATCTCATCGTGCACCAGTGCCGTCTGACCGAAGGCACACTGGTTGTCGGTGCCGAGGTCAACGCCAACATCGATCTTGATCGCCGTGGCGCCATCGCCCGCGCGCACACCGCTACCCACATGGTGCACAAGGCGCTGCGTGAGGAGCTTGGTCCTCAGGCCACCCAGCGCGGTTCCGAAGATGCGCCGAACCGTCTGCGTTTCGACTTCCAGTGGTCCAGCGCTCCGAGCAAGGATGCGATGAACTCCGTGGAAGCTCGTGTCAACGAGAAGCTGCGCGAAAATCTCGCCGTCACCACTCAGGAAATGAAGTTCGATGATGCCATTGCTCTGGGCGCCATGCACCTGTTCGGAGAGAAGTACGGCGACGTCGTGCGTGTGGTTTCCATTGGTGAAGACGGCTGGAGCCGTGAGCTCTGCGGCGGTACCCACATCGATCATGTAGGTAAGATCGGCGCGGTCAACATCATGTCCGAAGCTTCCATCGGTTCCGGAGTGCGCCGTGTCGATGCGGTCGTAGGCGAAAGCGCTTACGAGTTCAACGCTCGCGAGCATGCGTTGGTGTCTCAGCTTTCCGACATGGTCAACGCCCGTCCGGATGAGCTGGCTGACCGCGTGAACGCATTGCTTGCCAAGCTCAAGGAATCCGATCGCCGTCTTGCAGCTATGTATGAATCCCAGCTTTCCGCTTCCGTTCCGGTTCTGGTTGCGGAGACCAAGGCTTCTCAGGCTCCAGTCAAGGTAGCTGCGAAGAACGTCGAGCATTTCGGTTCCTTCGACGCGCTGCGTAAGACCGTACTTGACGTCCGTGGCCAGCTCGGTGAGGAAAACCCGGTCGTGGTGGCCCTCTCTGGCGTGAATGAGGAAGGCAAGCCCATGGTTGCCGTGGCCACCAATGAAGCCGCACGCAAGCAGGGTATCAAGGCGGGAGATCTCGTTCGAGGCGCATCTAAGATCCTCGGCGGCGGTGGCGGCGGCAAGCCGGACTTCGCTCAGGGTGGCGGCGCGGACGCCACCAAGATTGACGAGGCTCTCGAGGCGTTGGTCCATCAGGCCATGAAGGGCTGA
- a CDS encoding prepilin peptidase: MWYMICLPSLICGLAVSVEDIRSRRIPRTWVAAGCVVQIIVNLIYALYANTLFLALQALLFATLSAALQCALALVKPGSLGFGDVTTTLLMGLAIGMFGLFAVVSWWLAIGIVGLCWIVLWTRFDPQKHTSYAGRTPFAPAIVATGAIGIAVGVMF; encoded by the coding sequence ATGTGGTACATGATTTGCCTGCCGAGTCTGATCTGTGGACTAGCCGTCAGCGTCGAAGACATCCGTTCACGTCGCATCCCACGCACATGGGTCGCCGCAGGATGCGTGGTACAGATTATCGTGAACCTCATATACGCGCTCTACGCCAACACACTATTCTTAGCGCTGCAGGCACTGCTCTTCGCCACGCTGTCGGCGGCGCTGCAATGCGCTCTTGCTTTGGTGAAACCCGGTTCATTGGGATTTGGCGACGTCACGACCACGTTGCTTATGGGTTTGGCCATCGGCATGTTCGGCCTGTTCGCCGTAGTGTCTTGGTGGCTTGCTATCGGCATAGTCGGCTTGTGCTGGATTGTCCTATGGACACGTTTTGATCCGCAAAAGCATACTTCTTACGCCGGTAGAACGCCATTCGCCCCGGCGATTGTGGCGACCGGGGCGATAGGCATTGCGGTTGGCGTTATGTTCTGA
- the mltG gene encoding endolytic transglycosylase MltG, which translates to MTDNLDDFFSDNAQWVDSSDDTSFNSAMPPQPPKSRRDMRRRRKQKRRHLYITIIAALVVVILIGVSGFFGIRALKHWKVANEANSQSQIEDYTGPGDKEVTFTVESGQGAAEIAENLVKVKIVKSAAAFTSAVSGASATLYPGSYALKTHMKASDVVKILSDQSQAGGFAEVKAGERVSDVIADAAQVSGINVSEFQAIIDGGGSGILPEEADGKFEGWLEPGAYNAQNKSAEDIIKSMVDARIAKLDDLGVPTGSERERILIIASIAESEVGSDRYYGQVARVILNRIDSDMALGMDTTVAYGLGISASQLTDDQLNDDSNPYNTRIHKGLTPTPISNPGDDAIKASINPPEGKWMYFVTTNLQTGETKFVETEDEFWKIRDEYKNNNENAN; encoded by the coding sequence GTGACCGACAATCTCGATGATTTTTTCTCCGATAACGCGCAATGGGTGGATTCGTCGGATGACACATCCTTCAACTCGGCAATGCCGCCGCAGCCGCCGAAATCACGTAGAGACATGCGTCGTCGCAGAAAACAAAAGCGTCGTCATCTGTACATCACGATTATTGCTGCACTTGTGGTAGTTATTCTGATCGGTGTCAGCGGATTCTTCGGAATACGTGCTTTGAAACATTGGAAGGTCGCGAACGAAGCGAATTCGCAGAGCCAGATTGAGGATTATACGGGACCAGGCGATAAGGAAGTGACCTTTACCGTAGAATCCGGTCAGGGCGCCGCCGAAATCGCTGAGAACCTTGTCAAAGTGAAGATCGTCAAGTCCGCTGCCGCGTTTACTTCCGCGGTAAGCGGGGCTTCGGCCACGTTGTATCCGGGATCGTACGCTTTGAAGACGCATATGAAGGCGTCCGACGTGGTCAAGATTTTGTCTGACCAAAGCCAGGCCGGAGGCTTCGCCGAAGTCAAGGCCGGTGAACGTGTGTCTGATGTCATCGCAGATGCGGCGCAGGTATCGGGCATAAACGTTTCGGAATTCCAAGCCATCATAGATGGTGGGGGATCGGGAATCCTCCCTGAAGAAGCCGATGGCAAATTCGAAGGTTGGCTTGAGCCTGGCGCCTACAATGCGCAGAACAAGTCCGCTGAGGATATTATCAAAAGCATGGTCGATGCGCGCATCGCCAAGTTGGATGATCTGGGTGTGCCGACCGGCAGCGAACGCGAACGTATTTTAATCATCGCGTCCATTGCTGAATCTGAAGTGGGCAGTGACAGATACTACGGGCAGGTCGCAAGGGTTATTCTCAACCGTATCGACAGCGACATGGCGCTCGGCATGGACACGACTGTCGCCTACGGTCTAGGCATTTCCGCGAGCCAGCTTACCGATGACCAGCTGAACGATGATAGCAATCCATACAATACCCGCATTCACAAGGGGCTGACGCCGACGCCAATCAGCAATCCTGGAGACGACGCCATCAAGGCATCCATCAACCCTCCGGAAGGCAAGTGGATGTATTTCGTCACCACCAATCTGCAAACCGGCGAAACGAAATTCGTCGAAACGGAAGACGAGTTCTGGAAGATTCGCGACGAGTATAAGAACAACAACGAAAACGCGAACTAA
- a CDS encoding DUF948 domain-containing protein — protein sequence MGVGEIAGLIAAIAFAILAGFMIYPLIRLGKLFDQIAETVKDTGDHAIPALDESVITVQQVNKSLEDVNKISAAASTTANNVGALTDLYGSFLGKPIIKVASAAYALKTTAQSFMNKKNINSAASNKGE from the coding sequence ATGGGTGTTGGAGAAATAGCCGGTCTGATTGCGGCAATCGCTTTTGCGATTCTTGCCGGTTTCATGATCTACCCGTTGATTCGTCTCGGTAAGCTGTTCGACCAGATCGCCGAAACCGTCAAAGATACGGGGGATCATGCGATTCCTGCGCTTGACGAAAGTGTGATCACCGTCCAGCAGGTCAACAAATCGTTGGAAGACGTCAACAAGATCTCCGCAGCGGCTTCCACGACGGCCAATAATGTCGGTGCGCTGACCGATCTGTATGGATCGTTCCTCGGCAAGCCGATCATCAAGGTCGCTTCCGCGGCATATGCCCTGAAAACCACTGCGCAGTCCTTCATGAACAAGAAGAACATCAACAGCGCAGCAAGTAACAAGGGGGAGTGA
- a CDS encoding ABC transporter ATP-binding protein — protein sequence MMAENTVLEVKELTREFTRRGKPFAAVDHVDFTLNQGEFVAIVGRSGNGKSTLLNLITGLLKPTSGFIDLDGNDVTRLNDRQMSIVRNRTIGFVTQSQTLLQNLTVLDNVILPSILQNGKTEQCDTQVLADSYDLKATEENASDSPSEQTVDDGLPDVIAAVPAAKTQNNLVQDHAVERAHSLLRRLQVDDLAECYPKELSGGEMRRVSIARALMNGPKLLIADEPTGDLDAENTTIVMRLLQEAAKDGTAVLMVTHDPDALAYVDRTYRMDRGVLSEA from the coding sequence ATGATGGCGGAAAACACGGTTCTCGAAGTAAAAGAGCTCACTCGCGAGTTCACACGTCGCGGCAAACCGTTCGCGGCTGTAGATCATGTCGACTTCACCTTGAATCAAGGCGAGTTCGTGGCGATCGTCGGACGTTCCGGCAATGGTAAAAGCACGTTGCTGAATCTTATAACTGGTCTGCTCAAACCCACGTCCGGATTCATCGATTTGGACGGTAACGACGTGACGCGGCTGAATGACAGGCAAATGTCGATCGTGCGCAATCGCACCATCGGTTTCGTCACACAAAGCCAGACGTTGCTGCAGAATCTTACGGTGCTTGACAATGTGATTCTTCCCTCCATTCTGCAGAACGGCAAAACAGAGCAGTGCGATACCCAGGTACTTGCGGATTCGTACGATTTGAAAGCGACGGAAGAGAACGCTTCCGATTCGCCTTCCGAACAGACGGTCGATGACGGACTTCCGGATGTCATTGCGGCGGTTCCGGCGGCAAAAACGCAAAACAATCTCGTTCAGGATCATGCCGTGGAACGTGCGCACTCGTTGTTGCGCCGACTGCAGGTCGATGATTTGGCGGAATGCTATCCGAAAGAACTTTCCGGTGGTGAGATGAGACGTGTCAGCATAGCGCGAGCTTTGATGAACGGTCCAAAACTACTGATTGCCGATGAACCCACCGGCGATTTGGACGCCGAAAACACCACCATCGTTATGAGGCTACTGCAGGAAGCCGCCAAAGACGGTACGGCCGTACTCATGGTCACCCATGATCCGGACGCGCTCGCATATGTGGATCGAACTTACCGCATGGACAGGGGCGTACTGTCTGAGGCATAG
- the ruvX gene encoding Holliday junction resolvase RuvX, which produces MVWLGIDLGDARVGLALSDPGITLAHPAGNIQVYGDSFRALDEVVDVIEDESVDHVIVGLPLLLSGEEGKSAKKARRWTVNLERRLRAAVDDDEYSLTQVPTIELVDERLTTVTAHHQLFDAQIGGREHRPMVDQQSAVVILQTAIDRRERQEERGL; this is translated from the coding sequence ATGGTTTGGCTTGGCATTGATTTGGGTGATGCCAGGGTCGGACTCGCATTGTCTGACCCCGGCATCACCCTCGCACACCCTGCAGGCAACATCCAAGTCTACGGGGATTCATTTCGCGCATTGGATGAGGTCGTCGACGTCATCGAAGACGAATCAGTCGACCATGTGATAGTCGGGTTGCCGTTGCTGTTAAGCGGAGAAGAAGGCAAAAGCGCGAAGAAGGCACGGCGGTGGACCGTTAATCTTGAGAGAAGACTGCGTGCCGCGGTGGATGATGATGAATACTCGTTGACGCAAGTTCCAACCATCGAATTGGTTGACGAGCGACTGACCACGGTGACTGCGCATCATCAGCTGTTCGATGCGCAAATCGGTGGACGTGAGCATCGTCCTATGGTCGATCAACAGTCGGCGGTGGTGATACTGCAGACGGCAATCGACAGAAGAGAGAGACAAGAGGAGAGGGGCCTGTGA
- the aroC gene encoding chorismate synthase, which yields MLRWQTAGESHGEALVAMIEGLPAGVHITTEDIVGALARRRLGYGRGARMKFEQDKVRMLTGVRFGETIGSPVAIEIANTEWPKWTEVMSADPLDHEIAREGRNAPLSRPRPGHADLTGMRKYGFDDARPVLERSSARETASRVALGEVAKQFLEQTFGIRTVSHVLSIGGAGIADPQQATLPKPEDLEALDASPVRTLDKEAEKQMITRIDEAKENADTLGGVIEVVVYGVPAGVGTYVESDRRLDAALASAVMGIQAIKGVEIGDGFLEAVRPGSQAHDEMVVGEDGRIARLSNRAGGIEGGMSNGQPIVVRAAMKPIPSIPKALRTVDVTTGEPAQAINQRSDNTAVPAAAVVAEAMVRLTIAQYVLEKFGGDCVAETKRNAEQYIASWPEHMR from the coding sequence ATGTTGCGCTGGCAGACAGCAGGTGAGTCGCACGGTGAGGCGCTTGTCGCCATGATCGAAGGGCTGCCTGCGGGCGTCCACATCACGACAGAGGATATTGTTGGCGCGTTGGCGCGTCGTCGTCTTGGATATGGCCGTGGCGCACGTATGAAGTTCGAGCAGGACAAGGTTCGTATGCTTACTGGTGTGCGCTTCGGTGAGACCATCGGCTCCCCGGTGGCCATTGAAATCGCCAACACCGAGTGGCCGAAGTGGACTGAAGTGATGAGCGCCGACCCGCTTGATCATGAGATCGCTCGTGAGGGACGCAATGCCCCGCTGTCCCGCCCGCGCCCAGGGCATGCTGACTTGACCGGCATGCGCAAATACGGTTTTGATGACGCTCGTCCGGTACTGGAACGTTCTTCCGCACGTGAGACGGCTTCGCGTGTGGCGCTGGGCGAGGTTGCCAAGCAGTTCCTGGAGCAGACATTCGGCATCCGCACCGTTTCGCATGTGCTCTCCATTGGCGGTGCGGGCATTGCCGATCCGCAGCAGGCCACGCTTCCTAAGCCGGAGGATCTTGAAGCATTGGATGCCTCTCCGGTGCGTACGCTTGATAAGGAAGCGGAAAAGCAGATGATCACCCGCATCGATGAGGCGAAAGAGAACGCCGACACGTTGGGCGGTGTGATTGAGGTTGTAGTATACGGCGTTCCTGCGGGTGTTGGTACCTATGTCGAGTCGGATCGCCGTCTTGATGCGGCTTTGGCAAGCGCTGTGATGGGCATTCAGGCCATCAAGGGTGTGGAAATCGGTGACGGCTTCCTTGAAGCCGTGCGCCCTGGCTCCCAGGCCCATGATGAGATGGTGGTGGGTGAGGATGGTCGTATCGCTCGTCTGAGCAACCGTGCCGGTGGCATCGAGGGTGGTATGTCGAACGGCCAGCCGATTGTGGTGCGTGCGGCCATGAAGCCAATTCCTTCCATTCCGAAGGCGCTGCGAACCGTTGATGTGACCACAGGCGAACCGGCGCAAGCCATCAACCAGCGTTCTGATAACACCGCGGTTCCGGCGGCCGCGGTTGTGGCCGAGGCGATGGTACGTCTGACCATCGCGCAGTATGTGCTTGAGAAGTTCGGCGGCGACTGCGTTGCCGAGACCAAGCGCAATGCCGAGCAGTACATTGCCTCTTGGCCTGAGCATATGAGGTGA
- a CDS encoding ABC transporter permease, giving the protein MANHITLAGLPLVNLKRKPFRTAALTIVVTMLTVAFYGGSLLSMNLEAGLNSMQERMGADLMVTPQNTKNEAEALLTNGSASTFYFTNDITGEVAKADGIDEITEQTYISSLAAACCDEKVQIIGFNPETDFVITPWIASQFDGTLQRGQIVAGASISVSSNNTVKLYGHEFPVAAQLANTGTSLDNSVFVNMQTVPDVVGYSVKVGHAAIPEDYADKAVSAVLIKVKDGYSAQQVASNITKTTGIKSLGYVYPGGITATTKTNLNVIIRYVTLFVAVFWVMGLIVLLAVFSSAMNERKREFAAYRILGANRSTLVGIIVKESAMIGALGGVVGIAVASLAIFPFSTLIGQQLQLPYLQTNIWNVLALIAVSFVFAVLTGLLASVATAVKLSAPETYLTLREGE; this is encoded by the coding sequence ATGGCGAATCACATCACCCTCGCCGGTTTGCCACTGGTCAACCTCAAGCGCAAACCGTTTCGTACTGCAGCGCTTACCATCGTCGTCACCATGCTTACCGTGGCCTTTTATGGAGGCTCGCTGCTGTCCATGAATCTTGAAGCTGGTTTGAACAGCATGCAGGAACGTATGGGCGCCGATCTTATGGTCACGCCGCAAAATACCAAAAACGAGGCCGAGGCGCTGCTGACCAATGGGTCAGCAAGCACGTTCTACTTCACCAACGACATCACCGGTGAAGTGGCGAAAGCCGACGGCATCGACGAAATCACGGAGCAAACATATATCTCATCGCTGGCCGCCGCATGCTGCGACGAAAAAGTGCAGATCATCGGATTCAATCCCGAGACCGACTTCGTAATCACCCCTTGGATTGCATCGCAGTTCGACGGCACGCTTCAGCGCGGTCAGATCGTTGCCGGAGCCAGCATCAGCGTGTCGAGCAATAACACGGTCAAACTGTACGGACATGAATTCCCAGTGGCGGCGCAACTCGCCAACACGGGTACGTCACTCGACAATTCCGTATTCGTGAACATGCAGACCGTTCCCGACGTGGTTGGCTATTCCGTCAAGGTAGGTCATGCCGCCATTCCGGAAGACTATGCCGACAAAGCCGTTTCCGCAGTGCTCATCAAAGTCAAAGACGGTTATTCCGCTCAGCAGGTCGCTTCAAACATCACCAAAACGACCGGAATCAAAAGCCTTGGATACGTGTATCCAGGAGGTATTACGGCTACCACGAAAACCAATCTGAACGTGATTATTCGCTACGTGACCCTTTTCGTCGCGGTGTTCTGGGTTATGGGCCTGATCGTGCTGCTTGCGGTATTCTCGTCCGCCATGAACGAACGTAAGCGTGAATTCGCCGCATATCGCATTCTTGGCGCCAATCGTTCCACTTTGGTTGGCATCATTGTGAAGGAATCGGCCATGATTGGAGCTTTGGGCGGAGTTGTTGGCATTGCGGTCGCATCGCTTGCGATTTTCCCGTTCAGCACGCTTATCGGACAGCAGTTGCAGTTGCCGTATCTGCAAACCAACATATGGAATGTGCTGGCATTGATCGCAGTGAGTTTCGTGTTCGCAGTGCTTACCGGACTACTCGCCTCCGTGGCGACGGCGGTGAAACTCTCCGCTCCCGAAACCTATCTGACTTTGAGAGAAGGTGAATGA
- the rpsD gene encoding 30S ribosomal protein S4 codes for MTNVQRSRRQVRLSRALGIALTPKAQRIFEKRPYAPGEHGRTRRRTESDYAVRLREKQRLRAQYGISEKQLRAAYEKGTHTAGQTGNAMLTDLETRLDALVLRAGFARTTAQARQFVVHRHILVDGNIVDRPSYRVKPGQTIQVKAKSQTMVPFQAAAEGVHRDVLPAVPGYLDVNLPSLKAALTRKPEAEEIPVQVNIQYVVEFYAR; via the coding sequence ATGACGAACGTTCAGCGTTCTCGCCGTCAGGTGCGTCTTTCCCGCGCCCTCGGCATCGCACTGACCCCTAAGGCTCAGCGCATTTTCGAAAAGCGTCCGTATGCTCCGGGCGAGCACGGTCGCACCCGCCGTCGCACTGAGTCCGATTATGCAGTGCGTCTGCGTGAAAAGCAGCGTCTTCGCGCTCAGTATGGCATCTCCGAGAAGCAGCTTCGCGCCGCTTACGAGAAGGGCACCCACACTGCCGGACAGACCGGTAACGCCATGCTGACCGACCTTGAGACCCGTCTTGACGCTCTGGTTCTGCGTGCAGGCTTCGCCCGCACCACCGCCCAGGCCCGTCAGTTCGTGGTCCACCGCCACATCCTCGTTGACGGCAACATCGTCGACCGCCCGTCCTACCGCGTCAAGCCTGGCCAGACCATTCAGGTCAAGGCCAAGAGCCAGACCATGGTTCCGTTCCAGGCCGCTGCCGAAGGCGTGCACCGCGATGTGCTGCCGGCGGTCCCGGGCTACCTGGACGTCAACCTGCCTTCTCTGAAGGCCGCCCTGACTCGCAAGCCTGAAGCCGAGGAGATTCCGGTGCAGGTCAACATCCAGTACGTGGTCGAATTCTACGCCCGCTGA
- a CDS encoding histidine phosphatase family protein yields MLLHLHLVRHGQTFFNRYNRLQGWSNSPLTESGIADADKAANKLKDFDFAAAYCSDTTRAQMTAQHILDVNEASGHVRPQLMSDMHFREQFYGYFEGQDMGVAWTAAGGPHGAKNYNDIVEQYGLGATRDFLKEADPFHDAESDAEYWARVEAGFALIASNPMLKDGDDVLQISHGNTLLSLMHRFAPEGYDLSERPANGSVTVLDFDTTKPIEEAVSVISYNQ; encoded by the coding sequence ATGTTGCTTCATCTTCATCTCGTCCGACATGGGCAGACGTTTTTCAACCGATATAACAGGTTGCAGGGCTGGTCGAATTCTCCATTGACGGAATCCGGCATCGCCGACGCAGACAAGGCCGCAAACAAATTGAAGGATTTCGATTTTGCCGCGGCATACTGCTCCGACACCACGCGTGCGCAGATGACCGCCCAACATATTCTTGATGTGAACGAGGCGTCCGGGCATGTTCGCCCTCAATTGATGAGCGACATGCATTTCCGTGAACAGTTCTACGGCTATTTCGAAGGGCAGGATATGGGCGTGGCATGGACCGCCGCTGGAGGCCCCCACGGTGCGAAGAACTACAATGACATCGTTGAACAGTACGGCCTTGGTGCAACGCGTGACTTCCTTAAAGAGGCTGATCCGTTCCACGACGCCGAATCCGATGCCGAGTATTGGGCGAGGGTCGAAGCCGGTTTTGCTTTGATCGCATCCAATCCCATGCTGAAGGACGGCGATGATGTGCTGCAGATTTCTCACGGCAACACGCTGCTGAGCCTTATGCACCGTTTTGCTCCGGAGGGATACGATTTGAGTGAACGCCCGGCCAATGGATCGGTGACCGTTCTTGACTTCGATACGACGAAACCCATCGAAGAAGCGGTAAGCGTCATTTCATACAATCAGTGA
- a CDS encoding phage holin family protein, with amino-acid sequence MDHFISRWLILTVAAGVMVAVLPGMHAIGEPPVLGIAAFALFMALINASIKPIIHIIALPLSIVSFGLVALVINWLFMQLASWLALSFFSVGVTIDGFVWSVLGSLVMTIVSGVVGGIIGD; translated from the coding sequence ATGGATCATTTTATTTCTCGTTGGCTAATTCTTACCGTCGCGGCGGGCGTTATGGTCGCGGTTCTCCCCGGCATGCATGCCATCGGAGAGCCTCCTGTACTTGGCATTGCTGCGTTCGCTTTGTTCATGGCGCTGATCAACGCTTCCATCAAGCCAATCATCCACATCATCGCATTGCCATTGTCGATTGTTTCGTTCGGGTTGGTCGCATTGGTGATCAACTGGCTGTTCATGCAGCTCGCATCATGGTTGGCGCTGTCGTTTTTCTCCGTGGGCGTCACTATTGACGGATTCGTATGGTCTGTGCTGGGCTCTCTTGTCATGACGATTGTCAGTGGCGTTGTGGGAGGCATCATCGGCGACTAG